In the Pontibacillus sp. HMF3514 genome, GGTACACATGCGCTCATTCAGGACGATGTGCAGTATTCTGATCTTGGTTTAGTTGTTGTTGATGAACAGCATCGATTTGGTGTTAATCAAAGGCGCACACTTCGTGATAAAGGATTAGCGCCTGATGTGTTATTTATGACGGCAACGCCCATTCCCCGAACACTTGCCATTACAGCTTTTGGGGATATGGACGTGTCTGTAATTGACGAAATGCCTGCCGGTCGTAAACCTGTAGAGACCTATTGGGCAAAAGATCATATGTTAGATCGTGTGCTTACCTTTATTCAAGACGAAGTCGATAAAGGACATCAGGCTTATGTTATCGCCCCGTTGATTGAAGAATCAGATAAACTTGACATTCAAAATGCCGTTGATATTCATATGCAGCTTCAACAGTATTTTTCAGATTCAGTTAAAGTAGGGCTGATGCACGGACGCTTAAGTGTTGATGAAAAAGAAGAAGTCATGAAACAGTTTGCTGAAAATGAAACACAAGTGCTTGTTTCTACAACAGTTGTTGAGGTTGGTGTAAACGTCCCTAACGCAACAATCATGTTAATTTATGATGCAGAACGCTTTGGGTTGTCTCAACTTCACCAGCTAAGAGGACGAGTAGGAAGAGGGAGCTCTCAGAGTTACTGTATATTACTAGCAGATCCGAAGAATGATGTTGGAAAAGAGAGAATGCGTGTTATGACTGAGACAACAGATGGATTTGAATTATCAGAGCATGACTTGCAACTACGTGGTCCTGGAGACTTTTTTGGTACTAAACAAAGCGGAATGCCTGTATTCAAAGTAGCCGATATGGTTCATGATTACCGAGCTCTAGAGACAGCACGTAATGATGCTCAAACGATCATCATGAATGGTTCCCTAGATAACGATGAAGAATATAAAGGATTGAAAGAAGAACTACGGAAGGACCCTGTCTTACAAGGGGAAGTGTTGGATTAGGGGTTAAGAAGGTTAAAAATTGAGTGAGGCTTTACGCACAAATGCCGGAGAAACACCACACAATCTAACGGTATTCGACGAAATCTCCCCCTTGCATAAGATGGGTAGGTATTATATATTACTATTAGTACCTAGTCATAATTGGACGGTGTGTTAAGCATGAAACGAAATAAACAGGAACGACAAGCACGCTTACAAGAAAAAATCGAACAAATGCCATTCATTACAGATGAAGAGCTTGCCAAAACCTTTGGGGTCAGCATACAAACGATTCGTCTTGATCGAATGGAGTTATCGATTCCTGAATTGCGCGAACGTATTAAATTCGTCGCTACGAACCAATGGAATGAGACGGTCAAAGCCTTACCCCTTGATGAAGTCATTGGGGAGGTTATTGATTTAGAACTTGATCAAAAAGCGATATCCATTTTAGATATAAGAGAAGAGCATGTTTTTTCTCGAAACCGTATTGCGAGAGGTCACCATTTATTTGCCCAGGCCAATTCATTAGCTGTTGCTGTAATCAATGATGAACTTGCTTTAACAGCCAAATCAGAGATTCAGTTTAAACGACAAGTTAAGCAAGGCGAACGCGTAGTGGCTAAAGCTAGCGTAGAAGGGCATGATGAAAAAGGGAGAACGATCGTGAATGTGGTAAGTTCAGTCGAAAGTGAACCGGTATTTTCGGGTAACTTTATAATGTATCGTTCAAATGAACATAAAGGAGAGTCCTAACCATGAAGATAGCAATTGATGCCATGGGAGGAGATCATGCTCCTAAAGAAATTGTATTAGGAGCAGTTCAAGCTGTTAAAGAGATCCCGAACCTTGAAATCACTCTTATTGGAGATGAAGAGAAAATTCAACCATTAATTGAGGATGCTTCTTCGATCAATATTATACATACTACCGATGTAATCACGAGTGAGGATGAGCCTGTTCGTGCTGTGCGTCGTAAGAAGAATGCTTCTATGGTATTAATGGCCAAAGAAGTTAAAGAAGGACGAGCAGGTGCTTGTATATCTGCAGGGAATACTGGTGCCTTAATGAGTGCAGGCTTATTTGTAGTAGGACGTATCAAAGGAATTGAACGCCCTGCGCTAAGTCCAACACTCCCAACGATTGATGGAAAAGGATTTTTATTATTGGATGTAGGTGCTAATGTGGACGCTAAGCCACAACACCTCGTACAATATGCAGTTATGGGATCAATTTATACTGAAAATGTAAGAGGTATCGAAAATCCTAAAGTCGGTCTATTAAATGTTGGAACAGAAGATGGTAAAGGGAACGACCTTACAAAAAAAGCTTTTGAGCAATTAAAGCAAGCGCCTATTAACTTTGTTGGTAATGTAGAGGCGCGTGATCTTTTAAATGGTGTAGCTGATGTAGTCGTAACAGATGGATTCACAGGAAATGTTGCATTGAAAACTGTAGAAGGAACAGCCTTATCCATGTTTTCAATGATGAAAGACACTTTTATGACAAATTGGAAGACGAAATTAGCTGCTAGTATGGTCAAAACAGATCTTAAAGGATTGAAAGACCAGTTAGATTACTCTGAGTATGGTGGTGCTGGATTATTTGGATTAGCATCTCCAGTTATTAAAGCTCATGGTTCATCAAATGCTCGGGCGATGTACAATGCGATTAAACAAGCTTGCCATATGATTGAGCATGATGTGAACCAAACCATAGCTGATACTGTGCAGAACATGGATTTTATGGAGGAGGATAACGAATGAAGAAAGTAGCTTTTGTTTTTCCAGGACAAGGTTCTCAAGAAGTAGGAATGGGAAAAGCTTTTTATGATGAATATCCTTCTGTAAACGATTCATTTCATAAAGCTGATTCCTTGTTAGACGTTCCATTATCTGAATATATGTTAGAAGGACCTCAAGAAACGTTAACCAAAACGGAGAATGCTCAACCAGCTTTATTATTAGCAAGTAGTGTAATCACAAACTTATTAAATGAAGAAGGCGTAAAGCCAGCAATGGTTGCAGGGCATAGTCTTGGTGAATATAGCGCTCTAGTTGCAGCTGGGTCACTATCTTTGGAAGATGCCTTACAACTAGTTCAGACTAGAGGGAAGTTAATGGAGGAAGCTGTACCATCAGGTGAAGGTGCAATGGCGGCAGTACTTGGTCTTGATGCTGAAACGATTGATAGCGTAGCAGCTGAAATCCGTGATGAAGGAGAAGTTGTAGATGTAGCAAACTACAACTGTCCTGGTCAAATTGTTATCTCAGGCTCAAAAGAAGGCGTAGACAAGGCATGTGAACGTTTAAAGGAAAAAGGCGCTAAACGAGCTTTACCGCTAAATGTTAGTGGTCCATTCCACTCTCGATTAATGAAACCAGCAAGTGAAAAGTTTCAAGATGCACTTGACGAAGTTTCTATTCATGATGCAGAGGTTCCAGTGTATGCGAACGTAACAGCTGAAGCCATTCAAGATCAGACTCGTATTTTTGAATTACTTGTTGAACAGTTATATTCTCCAGTTCGTTTTGAAGAAACCATTAAGAATATGATGGACAAGGATATTGATGCATTTGTAGAAGTTGGAAATGGTAAAGTGCTAAGTGGTTTAATCCGTAAAGTGAATCGCCGTATGAAGACTTTTGCAATTCAAGACCCAGAATCGTTACAACAATTTTTAGAATGGTATAAGGAGGATTAATCGATGTTAGATGGTAAAGTAGCCTTAGTAACAGGTGCTTCTAGAGGAATAGGGCGTGCCATTGCTTTAGAACTTGCTAGACAAGGTGCAAAGGTGGCAGTAAACTACGCAGGAAGTGAACAAAAAGCTCAAGAAGTGGTTGATGAAATTAAGGAGCTGGGTTCAGAAGGAATTAAAATTCAAGCAAATGTCTCTTCTGAGGACGATGTTAAGAGCATGGTAAAAGAAGTTGTCGATACTTACGGCGGCATCGATATCCTAGTAAACAATGCTGGTATCACAAGAGATAACCTTCTTATGCGCATGAAAGAGGAAGAATTTGATCAAGTTATTGATACAAACCTTAAAGGTGTTTTCTTAACGACGAAAACTGTGACTCGTCCTATGATGAAGAAGCGTGGTGGTAAAATCATTAACATCGCTTCTGTTGTAGGTGTAAGCGGAAACCCTGGTCAAGCTAATTACGTAGCAGCTAAAGCTGGAGTAATCGGTATGACCAAATCATCAGCAAAAGAGCTTGCAAGTCGAAACATTCTGGTTAATGCTGTCGCACCTGGCTTTATTGAAACGGATATGACAGACCAATTGACTGATGAACAAGTTGAATCCATGAATAGTATGATTCCACTTGCTCGCTTAGGTAATGGTGAAGATATTGCAAAAGTAGTGAAGTTCTTAGCTTCTGACGATTCCAATTATATTACGGGCCAGACGATCCATGTTGACGGTGGTATGGTCATGTAATTTTTGTTGAAAACTATTCATGAAAATGATTTCATGATCTAGTTTTTTTCAACAGAATCTTCTATAATTACTGAAGGGAGGTGAACGAGAATGGCAGATGTTTTAGAACGTGTAAAAGGTATTGTTGCAGAGCGTCTTGATGTAGAACAGTCTAAAATCACAATGGAAGCTTCTTTCAA is a window encoding:
- the fabD gene encoding ACP S-malonyltransferase; its protein translation is MKKVAFVFPGQGSQEVGMGKAFYDEYPSVNDSFHKADSLLDVPLSEYMLEGPQETLTKTENAQPALLLASSVITNLLNEEGVKPAMVAGHSLGEYSALVAAGSLSLEDALQLVQTRGKLMEEAVPSGEGAMAAVLGLDAETIDSVAAEIRDEGEVVDVANYNCPGQIVISGSKEGVDKACERLKEKGAKRALPLNVSGPFHSRLMKPASEKFQDALDEVSIHDAEVPVYANVTAEAIQDQTRIFELLVEQLYSPVRFEETIKNMMDKDIDAFVEVGNGKVLSGLIRKVNRRMKTFAIQDPESLQQFLEWYKED
- the plsX gene encoding phosphate acyltransferase PlsX, encoding MKIAIDAMGGDHAPKEIVLGAVQAVKEIPNLEITLIGDEEKIQPLIEDASSINIIHTTDVITSEDEPVRAVRRKKNASMVLMAKEVKEGRAGACISAGNTGALMSAGLFVVGRIKGIERPALSPTLPTIDGKGFLLLDVGANVDAKPQHLVQYAVMGSIYTENVRGIENPKVGLLNVGTEDGKGNDLTKKAFEQLKQAPINFVGNVEARDLLNGVADVVVTDGFTGNVALKTVEGTALSMFSMMKDTFMTNWKTKLAASMVKTDLKGLKDQLDYSEYGGAGLFGLASPVIKAHGSSNARAMYNAIKQACHMIEHDVNQTIADTVQNMDFMEEDNE
- the fabG gene encoding 3-oxoacyl-[acyl-carrier-protein] reductase — protein: MLDGKVALVTGASRGIGRAIALELARQGAKVAVNYAGSEQKAQEVVDEIKELGSEGIKIQANVSSEDDVKSMVKEVVDTYGGIDILVNNAGITRDNLLMRMKEEEFDQVIDTNLKGVFLTTKTVTRPMMKKRGGKIINIASVVGVSGNPGQANYVAAKAGVIGMTKSSAKELASRNILVNAVAPGFIETDMTDQLTDEQVESMNSMIPLARLGNGEDIAKVVKFLASDDSNYITGQTIHVDGGMVM
- the fapR gene encoding transcription factor FapR, whose protein sequence is MKRNKQERQARLQEKIEQMPFITDEELAKTFGVSIQTIRLDRMELSIPELRERIKFVATNQWNETVKALPLDEVIGEVIDLELDQKAISILDIREEHVFSRNRIARGHHLFAQANSLAVAVINDELALTAKSEIQFKRQVKQGERVVAKASVEGHDEKGRTIVNVVSSVESEPVFSGNFIMYRSNEHKGES